One Electrophorus electricus isolate fEleEle1 chromosome 13, fEleEle1.pri, whole genome shotgun sequence DNA segment encodes these proteins:
- the c13h14orf180 gene encoding nutritionally-regulated adipose and cardiac enriched protein homolog — translation MLNGSREGLFEQGRRLQQQGDSRAALHCFLSCLLGLTHVQSFHSLPNCLHQIAELFIDEKNYEKALQFIQAEKLFYEVALIELNALQGATVSSEEDCSLSSPGWLSQEDLSKQASQAQDLEKLAQLCIMRKRPHLALEYSGKATKIHQRAFGNDHPITARSLELLATVYAEIGKTEYSDSLGHCVSALSKRFSATESCSSTLNSSTHHHKDRHTEVWLRKDPHPPPDTPEPQVNSKFPTSILKRTSVGGTEPDSTYRRKPERRVRFREPEIVVHAYDSSQSRPHLAVLTCLFLLLSALGVALYCTDRRRPHRACEDLQAALAVYLLQLKQILWGCWIWLTMQ, via the exons ATGCTGAACGGCAGCCGGGAGGGCCTGTTCGAGCAGGGCAGGAGGCTCCAGCAGCAGGGCGACTCCCGCGCTGCTCTGCACTGCTTCCTCAGCTGCCTGCTGGGACTCACCCATGTGCAGAGCTTCCATTCTCTGCCCAACTGTCTGCATCAG aTTGCCGAACTCTTCATTGATGAGAAGAACT ATGAGAAGGCACTGCAGTTCATTCAGGCCGAGAAGCTGTTCTATGAAGTGGCGTTGATCGAGCTCAATGCCCTGCAGGGTGCCACAG tgagCTCTGAGGAGGACTGCTCACTCAGTTCTCCAGGATGGCTCTCTCAGGAGGACTTATCAAAGCAGGCCTCACAAGCCCAGGATCTTGAGAAACTGGCCCAGCTTTGCATCATGAGAAAAAG ACCGCATCTTGCTTTAGAGTACAGTGGtaag GCCACTAAAATCCATCAGCGTGCATTTGGTAATGATCACCCCATCACAGCCAGGAGTCTGGAGCTACTGGCCACGGTCTATGCTGAGATAGGCAAAACAGAATATTCAG ACTCATTGGGTCACTGTGTGTCAGCTCTGTCAAAGAGATTCTCTGCCACTGAGTCATGCAGCAGTACTTTAAacagctccacccaccaccacaaGGACCGACATACTGAGGTCTGGCTGAGAAAAGACCCACACCCTCCACCAGACACTCCAGAACCACAG GTCAACAGTAAATTCCCTACCTCCATCCTGAAAAGAACCAGTGTAGGTGGCACCGAGCCAGACTCCACCTACCGGAGAAAACCAGAGAGGCGCGTTCGTTTCAGAGAGCCGGAGATCGTTGTACACG CGTACGACTCGTCCCAAAGCCGGCCTCACCTGGCCGTGCTTACCTGTCTCTTCCTTCTGCTGTCTGCTCTGGGTGTGGCCTTGTACTGCACCGACCGCCGCCGGCCCCACCGTGCCTGTGAGGACCTGCAGGCTGCGCTGGCTGTCTACCTTCTCCAGCTCAAACAAATCCTCTGGGGCTGCTGGATCTGGCTCACCATGCAGTAG
- the LOC113571380 gene encoding transmembrane protein 179, whose translation MTKDNFIFAQCILYFLAFIFGFIAVVPLSENTEDFRGKCLLFTHGMWQNENMTVSKQRYLIEEWGPQSSCSFITIVGIASLILSAIQAWRLLFFICKGHDDSVFNAFLNLLLSSLMVFAVFLSSTIVSVGFSLWCDAITEGGNMPSSCEDLQDTDLELGLDNSAFYDQFAIAQFGLWAAWLTWLGITIMAFLKVYHNYRQEDLLDSLIHEKQLLLGSSSRRCSDVLERKSGLI comes from the exons ATGACTAAAGATAATTTTATATTTGCGcagtgtatattatattttttggCATTTATCTTTGGTTTTATTGCAGTAGTGCCTCTctcagaaaacacagaagattTTCGAGGAAAATGTCTGCTTTTCACGCACGGTATGTGGCAGAACGAGAACATGACGGTATCCAAGCAGCGGTACCTTATAGAGGAATGGGGACCCCAGTCATCCTGCAGCTTCATCACTATTGTCGGAATAGCCTCCCTCATCTTGTCAGCAATTCAAGCTTGGAGGTTGCTGTTCTTTATTTGCAAAGGACATGACGA CTCTGTCTTCAACGCCTTCCTCAACCTGCTGCTCAGTTCACTCATGGTGTTTGCTGTCTTCCTGTCAAGCACCATTGTGAGTGTAGGCTTCAGCCTATGGTGTGACGCCATTACCGAGGGGGGCAACATGCCCAGCAG CTGTGAGGATTTACAAGACACTGATCTGGAGCTAGGATTAGATAACTCTGCATTTTATGACCAGTTCGCCATTGCACAA TTTGGGCTGTGGGCTGCTTGGTTAACCTGGTTGGGTATCACCATCATGGCCTTCCTTAAGGTCTACCACAACTATAGGCAGGAGGACCTATTGGACAGCTTGATCCATGAGAAGCAGCTCCTGCTGGGCAGCTCCTCACGCCGCTGCTCAGATGTGTTGGAGAGGAAAAGCGGTTTGATCTGA